The following are encoded together in the Astyanax mexicanus isolate ESR-SI-001 chromosome 8, AstMex3_surface, whole genome shotgun sequence genome:
- the LOC125803785 gene encoding E3 ubiquitin-protein ligase TRIM39-like encodes MASSSSLLSEDQLQCSICLDVFTDPVSTACGHNFCMVCLRKCWNSSSHCQCPVCKREFPQRPELSINTFISGLASEFKKSVQVKSSRAPEKRSSKSKKVLCVYCSEEKLEAVKSCLDCGVSFCDTHLMPHKTTPKYKKHKLMDPVENLEDYICQKHERPLELFCRDDQTCVCQFCTETDHRTHSTVPIEEESGEKKTQLDKTQAEVQQMIQERLKKIKEIKHSVELNKKIREKEEADSVEIFRALVRCIERSQAELLEVMEEKQKAAERQAEELIKELEQEITELKRRDTELQQISHTEDHLHLLQIYPSLCRPPHTKNWTDVSVNTPLSVESLRRALSQLQEHLTQEMEKIPEIKLKRIQQYAVDVTLNPDTANPNLILSDDGKQVKHGDKQQKLPDNPERFSRATCVLGKEGFSSGRFYYEVQVSGKTWWTLGVTRETSNRKGDIRASPEDGNWTVCLWKETEYVALESPPVLLSLKQAPQKVGVFVDYEEGLVSFYDVEVRSHIYSFTGQSFTEKLYPFFNPRLNDGGKNSAPLIITPVQHE; translated from the exons ATGGCTTCCTCCAGCagtctcctgtctgaagatcagctccagtgctctatctgtctggatgtgttcactgatccagtctctactgcatgtggacacaacttctgcaTGGTCTGTCTCAGAAAGTGCTGGAACAGCAGCTCACACTGCCAGTGTCCAGTATGTAAGAGAGAATTCCCCCAAAGACCTGAACTGTCTATAAACACCTTCATCTCTGGACTGGCTTCTGAGTTCAAGAAGTCAGTTCAGGTGAAGTCCAGCAGAGCTCCAGAGAAACGTTCCTCCAAATCTAAGAAGGTGCTGTGTGTCTACTGCAGTGAGGAGAAGCTGGAGGCTGTAAAGTCCTGTCTGGACTGTGGCGTCTCTTTCTGTGACACTCATCTGATGCCTCATAAAACTACACCCAAATATAAGAAACACAAGCTGATGGATCCTGTGGAGAACCTGGAGGACTACATCTGCCAGAAACATGAGAGACCCctggagctgttctgtagagacgaccagacgtgtgtgtgtcagttctgCACTGAGACGGACCACCGGACTCACAGCACTGTTCCTATAGAGGAGGAGAGTGGAGAGAAGAAG ACTCAGCTGGACAAGACACAGGCAGAGGTTCAGCAGATGATCCAGGAGAGACTGAAGAAGATCAAGGAGATCAAACACTCTGTAGAACTCAATAAA Aaaatcagagagaaggaggaagcagacagtgtggagatcttcagggctctggtgcgctgcattgagagaagccaggctgagctgctggaggtgatggaggagaagcagaaagcagcagagaggcaggctgaagagctgattaaagagctggagcaggaaatcactgagctaaagaggagagacactgagctgcagcagatctcccacactgaggaccacctccacctcctacag ATTTACCCATCCCTCTGCAGACCCCCACACACCAAGAACTGGACTGACGTCAGTGTTAACACTCCTCTGAGTGTGGagagtctgaggagagctctgtctcAGCTTCAGGAACATCTCACACAGGAGATGGAGAAGATTCCTGAGATCA aactgaagagaattcaGCAGTATGCAG tggACGTGACTCTGAATCCTGATACAGCAAATCCTAATCTCATCCTGTCTGATGATGGAAAACAAGTTAAACATGGAGACAAACAACAGAAACTCCCTGATAATCCAGAGAGATTTAGTCGTGCTACCTGTGTTCTGGGAAAGGAGGGTTTCTCCTCAGGGAGATTTTACTATGAGGTTCAGGTCAGTGGGAAGACTTGGTGGACTTTAGGAGTGACCAGAGAGACCAGCAACAGGAAGGGAGATATTAGAGCCAGTCCTGAGGATGGAAACTGGACTGTGTGTTTGTGGAAAGAAACTGAATATGTGGCTCTGGAATCTCCTCCTGTCCTCCTCTCATTGAAACAGGCTCCTcagaaggtgggggtgtttgtggattatgaggagggtctggtctCCTTCTATGATGTTGAGGTCAGATCTCATATCTACTCTTTCACTGGTCAGTCTTTCACTGAGAAACTCTATCCATTCTTCAACCCCAGGCTTAATGATGGAGGTAAaaattcagctccactgatcatcactCCTGTTCAGCATGAATAA